Part of the Nostoc sp. ATCC 53789 genome, GCGATGACCATTTACACCGTCAAAATTAATCGCATCGGGCCCGTAGATAGGCATAGTGGATGATACAAAAGCGAACTAATCGTTAAAGACTAGCATTTTTTCTGAAAAAGGAATTCAGGAGTCAGAAGCCAGAATTCAGAATAAGTAAGTAGGTTCTTCCTTCTCTTCCTTCTCTTCCTTCTCTTCCTTCTCTTCCTTTTCTTCCTTCTCTTCCTTCGTGTCCTTTGCGTCCTTTGCGTCCTTTGCGGTTCGTTAAAAAAATTCTGTATTCTTCTTTAATTAACTTAAAGCCAAATCCTCTGGTGTATTACAGTTAAATAGCATTTCGGGTTCTGATAAAGGCAAAACTTCCACAGGATATTGCCGCAGCCATTCCTGAAACGATCGCCCCCCTTGATTGATAAACTCTAAAAGTTGTGGCAAACAACGACGGCGATAAAAACCACACAGAGGTTCCCAGCCTTTGGGATGATGAGCTAAAGCTGCGATCGCATTATCACCCACGTTATCAAGTCTAGTTACCCATTCTTGCAACACCTCAACCCGTAACCTCGGTAAATCGCAAGCTAGCAGTAATACCCATTCTGTCTCCACTTCGGCTAGTCCTTGAGCAAAACCAACTAAAGGCCCGTGGGCTAGAGATTCTCCAGATAAAGGTACTTCTTGGATAAATTGGCAACCAGGCAAAAGCAAGTCTTGATAGCGTTCTGGCCAGGGAGTGATTATATAAACAGTATCGCTACAGCTTTGAGCAATGCTACAAACTCGCTGTAACAACGGCATCCCTTCAATGGGAATCAAGGCTTTATCTTGACCCATGCGAGAACTTTTACCACCTGCTAATACAATTGCTGTTAATTCGCTTCTGGTCGTCATTGCCTCATGCCCCATGCCCAATGCACATCATCCCCGATTTTGACTTTTCTCTACTTGCTGTAATAAATGTTCTACACTTTCGGCTGGAGCAAGACACTTCAAACCTTGGCAAACTAACCCAACGCTTCCCTCTGGTAAATCAGATGTTAGGGCAAATACAGATGCTGGTAGAAACTTGGGGATCAGCGAGTTTATTTGCTCAGTGGTGCTGCGAATCAAGGTAGAATTACGATACCAATCCAAGGCTGTAAATAAGCTGGGACAAGCTTGGGGAGAGCGATGCATTACACTCTTAAAAGCTTTCAAACCAAGTTCGGCTAAATCCAAATAATCTAGATTATCGGTGAGTAAAGTGAGACGAACAAGATTAGCGATCGCAATTCCATTGGCTGACGGTGTAGCATTATCCACGTAACTGCGTTCTCTGACAATTAAGTCTTGACTAGAATCGCTTGATGTGTTATTATAACCACCTAATTCCACACTCCAGAGAAATTCATTAAATTCATCTTGGATAGCGATCGCATTTTCTAACCATTGTTTATGCTCAGGGTTGCAAGCTTGTAAATCTAGCAGAGCTTTAATAAACAAAGCGTAGTCTTCAGACTGCGCTAACACAGTCGGTTCTCCTTGATAGTTGAGTCGCTGAAAACGCCCATTTACGAATTGATTTTCCAAGATAAAATTCGCTGCTTGTGCTGCTAATTCCAAATATGATGGTTGTTGGAAAACGCCAGCAGCCTTAGCCAGCCCAGAAATCATCAAACTATTCCAAGCGACAATCATTTTCGTATCTGTCACCGAGGGAATGCGACCTGGCCAGTTAGTGGTTTTTGCTTCCTGGTTGTTACAAGCCGGGGGAAAAGTTTCTAGCGACTCAGAACTAACGCCATAGCGAACAATAAACAGCTTACTCAGTGCGGTTTCTAGCGTTGCACTCAGTTTCCCAGAATTCCTTCTTTGTAAAACATTACGTCCTTCAAAGTTGCCGTTAGGGGTAAAAGTAAATTGTTGTTGTAATTCCGTTAATTCTTCAGGCGTTAACAGTTGTTGGACTTCGCTGTAACTCCAAACATAAAAAGCTCCTTCTTCTGGTTCTACCGCCGTGGGTTCAGCGAAGCTGTCGGCATCTTGAGAAGCATAGAAGTAACCTTCCGGTGCGGTCATTTCCCGCTTCAGCCATTGTACAGTACCAGCAACTGCTCTCTCAAACGCTGGTTCTTGGACTCCTGCACTCCATAGATTTGCTATATACTCCACAATCTGTCCATTGTCGTAGAGCATCTTTTCAAAATGCGGTACCGTCCAAGTCGGGTCAACAGTATAGCGATGAAAACCACCACCTACATGGTCATAAATGCCTCCCAGCGCTAAATCTAGTCCTCGCTGGGTACAAACTTGCTTGCCATCATAACGAGATTCAAAATTAAATCGAGTTCCCCGCAATGCTAATTCTGTATAGGGAATCATCGGAAAGCTATTACCAGATTGACCAGGAGTAATTACACCTGTGCTGGTTTCCCAACCTTGGCGGAGTAATTCGCGGTCTTCAAGCTCAGTTGTTGTACCGTCTTGCAACACCGCAGACGTGAGCAGAGACTCAATAATTAAGGCTTTGCGTTTCTGTAATTCTGCTTTTTCGGTGTCGTAATAACGGCGAAGGGCTTGCAACACCTGCAAAAATCCCGGACGACCATAGCGCGGGTCTACAGGGAAATAAGTACCAGCATAAAACGGTACTAAATCTTCTGGGGAAAGAAAAATATTCAAAGGCCAACCCCCTTGACCGCTCATCATCTGCAAAGCCTGCATATAGATGCTATCGAGGTCAGGTCTTTCTTCCCTGTCTACTTTGATGGGAAGATAATTGGCATTCATGTAGTCAGCGATCGCACTATCAGAAAAAGCTTCGCCTTCCATGACAGTACACCAATGGCAACTGGAGTAGCCAATGGAAAGAAAAATCGGTTTATTTTGCGCCCTTGCAGTTGCAAGCGCTTCGTCACACCAAGGCCACCAATCAATGGGGTTTTCGGCGTGTTTGCGGAGATAGAGGCTCTTAGCTTCAGCAAGGCGATTAGTCATGATCAAATGCAAATAGTTGCCTTCTTTGCTCAGTCTACCTTGTTCCCAAGAGTGTTAACCTAGACAGCTATGTATATGCAAGATAATCCTACAAGCGACTTACCCCTTGCTTAGGAGTAGTACACATCATTGATATCGCCGACACCTGTGTAATTTGTGAACTATTTTTACTGAAAAGATCGCAATAGCAAGCTGACAATATTTGGTGGTGTTTCTGGCACAGGTGATGCTGTCTTTGACTGAATTAAAGTATTTGGGCTAAGTCCTGCTATCAGGTGGAGCAAGAAGGTGATGATGGCGGCTTGTATAAGTTTTTCCAGCATGGCACGTCTCTCTCTGAGGGGGATAGCATTTCAATTAGGACTGGTTATTCTGAATACACCTCGTACTATCGATTTACCGAATCTAACAAAAATAACTTGATAATTGCTGAGGGAAATCCTAAAAAAATGTTTAAAATGTTACAGAAATTTAACACAAGTCCCTAAGCAAGTTGGATTTCGGTTATCGGTTTAATGACTACATCGCCAAAGTTATCTAACAAAGGTCGAGATTATGAAATTGGCGATAATTAGAGTTTTTTGATTTGTTCTTCCCTACATGGGATATTCTCTTAGACAGCTTTTGCGGCTAAAAAGTGCCCTTAGAGGTTGAAAAAGAGGCAAGGGAGCAGGGAGCAGGGGGCAAAGGGCAGGGAGCAAGGGAAAATGTTGAAGCAGGCAACAGAAGCAATTCATTTATAGGATTCGACCCCGGATGAATTGAAACCACTGAAGTTTCGTACCCTGCGGGAAGCTGACGCAACAGTGTTCTTGTCCTAAAACCTTTCCCTGGTTGGTCGCGGCAGGAAACAGATAGCGCCGGCGGCAAGCGAATCTGCGAGCATCGGGCAGTTTTCCTCTTGCTTCCTGCCTTCCTCAATCAAAATTTAAGTTATCTGCTTGAGAACAGTAGAGATAAACCCCAGTTTCGTGCTGTCACCGATAAAATGTATTTAAAGTAGCCACAAACACGCTTCCATGATTCCTATCGTTATTGAACAATCGGGTCGAGGTGAACGCGCCTTTGACATCTACTCACGGCTGTTACGTGAGCGCATCATCTTTTTGGGACAACAAGTTGACAACAACATTGCTAACTTGATTGTTGCCCAACTGCTGTATTTGGATGCTGAAGACCCGGAGAAGGACATTTATATGTACATCAATTCTCCCGGTGGTTCGGTGACGGCTGGTATGGGCATTTTTGACACTATGAAACATATTCGCCCTGATGTCTGTACAATTTGTACCGGATTGGCGGCGAGTATGGGCGCTTTCCTCCTCAGCGCAGGTGCTAAGGGTAAGCGGATGAGTTTACCCCATTCTCGGATTATGATTCATCAACCTCTTGGTGGCGCTCAAGGACAGGCGACTGATATTGAAATTCAGGCGCGGGAAATTTTGTACCACAAGAAGCGGCTAAATGACTATTTAGCTGAACATACAGGTCAACCAATTGAGCGCATTGCTGAAGATACTGAACGTGACTTTTTCATGTCACCAGAGGAAGCTAGGGAATACGGTTTGATTGACCAAGTGATTGACCGTCACGCTGCTGGTAGCCGTCCAGCTGTTGCTGCTGTGAATTAATAGTCACGATTGGTAAATGATGATTTACCACCTTTAATTCCCTTAAACCTCAAAAATAACCCCTCTTCAGTTACGAAGAGGGGTTATTTGATTTCAAAGCTTGATTTAGAAGTGGCAAATCAAAATCCTGCGCTTGGGTCTGGCTGAGATTGCAGGTATTTGAGAAATCCGTGTAATTCTTCTTCAGTTAGCAAAGTACGTCCCCGTTTACCGTAGGTTTTAATCAGATGCTCCCGTCCCTGTTCTGGTGTCCAGTTTAAACGCTGAAGTTCGACATCTGTTTTTGCAATTACATCCGACAAATCCACAGGTTCAGCTTTCTTCTTTCTCTTTCCTGTTCCTGTCAGAGTGACTACATCCTCTTTCATCCAACATAATTGTTCGATTTCAGCATTAATTTCCCCCTGCTGTTGTGTCCAACATAACTGTTCGGTGTCAACATCAATTTTGGCGGTCACAACTTCATCTAACGGTTGAGATTCAAGATATTGAAGGAATTCTAGTAATTCTAATTCTGTGAGTAAAGTACGCGATCGCTTCCCATAAGTTTCAATCAGATGCTCTCGCCCCTGGTCTATTGTCCAGCCTAATCGCTGCATCTCAACATCTGTTTGAGCAATTACTTCAGAAAAATTCACAGATTCCATAGTTTCATTACTGTTTCAATAGCCTATGTTATTAGTCATTAGCCCTTACAAATGACCAATGACTAATGACAAATGACTAATCACCAATGACAAATCAAAATCCCGCTATTGGGTCAGGCTGCGATTGGAGGTATTTAAGGAATCCGTGTAATTCTTCTTCAGTTAGCAAAGTACGCCCCCGTTTACCGTAGGTTTTAATCAGATGCTCCCGTCCCTGTTCTGGTGTCCAGTTTAAACGCTGAAGTTCGACATCTGTTTTTGCAATCACATCCGATAAATCCACGGGTTCAGCTTTCTTCTTTCTCTTTCCTGTCACTGACGGGGTAGGGACATCCTCTTGAGGGCTGTAACTCCGAGGTGTAAATGGTGTGACATTATTAGCAGAAATTGCTGGAAAGGGTTGGTTTTCTGGCTCGTTACTAAACGTTATTTCCAAGTTTTCAACTGGAGGATCAAATTCTAGCTCCCGGTTGCTAGTCACAGGAAAGTTTTGACTTAAATCTTGGCTATAGTTATCGCTTGGTAAAGGCGCAGCATTACTGTATTCGTACTGTTCGTTACTGGTTGTTACTACTTCTGGTTTGATGTTGCGGACTTTAGAAGGCGGTATAGATATTTCTTTATCGCTAACCTCTGGCCATTGACTACTTACAAAATCCCCAGCTTTCGTAGAAGAATAAGTAGATTCACTCAATCCACCTTTGGTATTAAAGGAGGGATTTAGCTGCGCTGGAGAAATTGAATTTGAGCTAAATTCCACTGATTGTGGTGGCGCATTTGTAATACCCAAAACTATCAACGCCCTAGTTCTGGCCTGGTCTTCTGCTGCTTCTACTGTTTCTGCTGCTGCCATACCCGTCGCACGGGTTACGCCTTCAACTTGCACACTTGCCCGGACAATATATTTTCCTTGAAAAATTTGCACTAATTCAGAAATCAGACTGCCCTTGGGATACAAGCTCTGGAATTGAGCCAACATAATACTACTACCAATCTAAATCTTTTGGGGACTTGGGATTGGAGACTGGGATAGGGGAAAGAATTATTTTAATCCTCATCCCTAATACCCAATCCCCAGTCCCTTTTAATGCTTTGTCTAGTGTCCCAATTGTAGCAGTAGCTGTTTTTTGACGAAATTTTTGGCTAGTGCTAACTTATCTGGGTAGTCTTGCCTGCAATGCTATACTGATTACCCAACTAGATATCTAGAACTATTTTCTGGAAGTGCGCTCTAAATCTACAATAATGGAGATAAGGTTCGCCCTCACTGCTTATTAAGCTGCTCACCTAATTGTTACCGATTCTACATGTGGGAAAATTGGGTTCACCGGCAGTTCCTCCTAGTTAAAAATCAGATTCTAATGGCGTAAAATTACCTTCACTCTAGACAATCAAACACCTGTAGTTTCCACGCCACTTGCTCCACTTGGGGTTCGGCAGTTCCCCAGATGCTCGTACCTCGCTAAGGCTGGCTGCGCTAAGACGGGGGCTGCCTCACCGCAGTGGCTCCCCTGCATAGCGCTTTTGAGCAGTATGGATTCTATAAACCCAACTTCTCAAAAACCCGTCGCGTAATTCACTAGCGGGGCTAAATTGTAAAATCAGGCGTGCAATCTTAAGTTTGGTTAGGTGAAGTGACTTGAACGCAGGCGAATTCTGAGAGCATCGTGCAGTGAGAAGTTCGTAGATGCCCAGAGTTGTCCGTGGGTAGGCTTCCTTTGCTCGGAACTGCCGGAGTAGTTTCCCACTCTTACTGGGTTGGGTTTCCTTTCCTTAGAACTTAGGAAGCCTTGCCTCTGGGCAATTCGTTTCCAGCTTGTTTCTGTAAGCCGTGAGGGTATACAGGAATGAACCAGATTAAACAAAAAATGATGTTTTGACCAAAGGTCGGTTCACTGCATGGAATTTTCAATCGCTACACTCCTTGCCAATTTCACCGATGATAAATTGGTAGCTCGGAAGGTTTTAGAAAAGAAACTTGGCTGTGAAGATGAAAAAAGTTTACAAAAACTTCACATTGCTTTAGATGTTCTTGAAAAAATCGGTATTTTGGTCAAAGAACGGGGCAAATACCGTCGTGTTTCAGAAGAAGGAATAATCGAGGCAAAACTCCGTTGTTCTAGTAAGGGCTTTTGCTTTGCTATTCAAGATGTGGAAGGAGCCGAAGATATTTACATCCGCGAAAGTCATTTGAGTAATGCTTGGAATGGCGATCGCGTTTTGGTTAGAGTTCTCAAAGAAGGCAGCCGCCGTCGCTCTCCTGAAGGGGAAGTGAAGCTGATTCTAGAACGTTCCAACCACACGTTACTGGCACGAATTAAGCAGGTGGAAACTGGTTTCCGGGCTGTGCCTTTAGATGATCGATTGCTGTTTGAACTCAAGATCCAACCTAACGAGGTAAAGTTGGAAGAAGCGATCGACCACCTTGTTCATGTGGAAGTTTTGCGTTACCCGTTGGCACAATATCCTCCCCTTGGTCGAGTGGTGCAAATCCTCGGTAGCGATGCCGAAGCTGCTGCTGATATAGATTTAGTTACGTGCAAACACGACCTTTCCCGGACTTTTCCCGATCATGTTCTCGAAGCAGCCGCCAAGTTACCCAAAAAGCTACTCAAAGCAGACCTAAAAAATCGCTTGGATTTGCGTAATTTGTTTACTCTCACCATTGAAGGGGTAAACGGTGGCACCAAAGTTATAGAAAACGCTTTTAGTTTAGAAAAAAACTTAGCCGGAAATTGGCTTTTAGGCGTTCATATTACTGATGTTTCTCACTATGTCCAACCTGATGAAGCCCTAGATAGAGAAGCACTCAAACGGGGTAAATCAGTGTATCTGGGAGAATTAGTACTGCCAATTTTGCCCCCGGTTGTGGCAGAACGCTGTTCTTTAATACCTGGGAGCGATCGCTTAACTATCTCTTTTTTAATTACCATTGATCCCCAATCTGGAGAAGTGTTGGAGTGGGAAATTCAACCCAGTGTAATTAACGTAGAGACTGCACTGACTACAGAACAAGCCCAAGCAATTCTTACAGGTGAATCTCAAGTTCAATCCCCACAGGTCGTCCAAATACTGCAAGACCTCCAAGCCTTACAAACAGGTGTGAAGCAGGTACGGTTGAATCGTGGTAGCCTCCAGTTGAATCTGCCGCCCAGCCAAAACGCCTACTATGACGAGGGGATTCTCGGCGCTGTGGTGGTGAATGATTTACCAGTGCGATCGCTACTCACGGAGTTGGTACTGTTAGTTAATCAACTGTTCGCAACTCACTTAAATGCTCTTGGTGTTCCGGCTATCTGGCGAGTCCAAGGTACTCCTGATGTTGAAGATGTCCAGGAAATGCTGAAATTGGCAGTCAATTTAGGCGTTGACCTCACACTAGATCCAGAAGTCGATATCCAACCCTTAGATTACCAACATTTGACTACAGCTTTTGCTGAATCTCCCTCTGAGCAAGTTCTTACTTACTTGTTACAAGATACACTTAAGCCTTCTGCGTACAGCACCACCAAA contains:
- a CDS encoding thioredoxin domain-containing protein, encoding MTNRLAEAKSLYLRKHAENPIDWWPWCDEALATARAQNKPIFLSIGYSSCHWCTVMEGEAFSDSAIADYMNANYLPIKVDREERPDLDSIYMQALQMMSGQGGWPLNIFLSPEDLVPFYAGTYFPVDPRYGRPGFLQVLQALRRYYDTEKAELQKRKALIIESLLTSAVLQDGTTTELEDRELLRQGWETSTGVITPGQSGNSFPMIPYTELALRGTRFNFESRYDGKQVCTQRGLDLALGGIYDHVGGGFHRYTVDPTWTVPHFEKMLYDNGQIVEYIANLWSAGVQEPAFERAVAGTVQWLKREMTAPEGYFYASQDADSFAEPTAVEPEEGAFYVWSYSEVQQLLTPEELTELQQQFTFTPNGNFEGRNVLQRRNSGKLSATLETALSKLFIVRYGVSSESLETFPPACNNQEAKTTNWPGRIPSVTDTKMIVAWNSLMISGLAKAAGVFQQPSYLELAAQAANFILENQFVNGRFQRLNYQGEPTVLAQSEDYALFIKALLDLQACNPEHKQWLENAIAIQDEFNEFLWSVELGGYNNTSSDSSQDLIVRERSYVDNATPSANGIAIANLVRLTLLTDNLDYLDLAELGLKAFKSVMHRSPQACPSLFTALDWYRNSTLIRSTTEQINSLIPKFLPASVFALTSDLPEGSVGLVCQGLKCLAPAESVEHLLQQVEKSQNRG
- a CDS encoding molybdenum cofactor guanylyltransferase translates to MTTRSELTAIVLAGGKSSRMGQDKALIPIEGMPLLQRVCSIAQSCSDTVYIITPWPERYQDLLLPGCQFIQEVPLSGESLAHGPLVGFAQGLAEVETEWVLLLACDLPRLRVEVLQEWVTRLDNVGDNAIAALAHHPKGWEPLCGFYRRRCLPQLLEFINQGGRSFQEWLRQYPVEVLPLSEPEMLFNCNTPEDLALS
- a CDS encoding ribonuclease R family protein, whose protein sequence is MEFSIATLLANFTDDKLVARKVLEKKLGCEDEKSLQKLHIALDVLEKIGILVKERGKYRRVSEEGIIEAKLRCSSKGFCFAIQDVEGAEDIYIRESHLSNAWNGDRVLVRVLKEGSRRRSPEGEVKLILERSNHTLLARIKQVETGFRAVPLDDRLLFELKIQPNEVKLEEAIDHLVHVEVLRYPLAQYPPLGRVVQILGSDAEAAADIDLVTCKHDLSRTFPDHVLEAAAKLPKKLLKADLKNRLDLRNLFTLTIEGVNGGTKVIENAFSLEKNLAGNWLLGVHITDVSHYVQPDEALDREALKRGKSVYLGELVLPILPPVVAERCSLIPGSDRLTISFLITIDPQSGEVLEWEIQPSVINVETALTTEQAQAILTGESQVQSPQVVQILQDLQALQTGVKQVRLNRGSLQLNLPPSQNAYYDEGILGAVVVNDLPVRSLLTELVLLVNQLFATHLNALGVPAIWRVQGTPDVEDVQEMLKLAVNLGVDLTLDPEVDIQPLDYQHLTTAFAESPSEQVLTYLLQDTLKPSAYSTTKGSHFGLALPQYVHFSAPLRRFPDLLMQRVYYALLENGRDRRNTRVRERVNLRHSSSHEEINWNVLPPELQQELQSDLTRVIVQINDREKEVQEAEADLAGLQKAQLMKQRIGQVFQGVITGVQSYGFFVEIEVPAAEVESSSNPGVPLRVEGLVHVSSLKDDWYEYRARQQALFGRKNRASYRLGDRVAVQVKSVDYYRQQIDLVTVGSDGLAKGLTGNGSNEELSDLYLPNDIEPDDLDPYSEDE
- the clpP gene encoding ATP-dependent Clp endopeptidase proteolytic subunit ClpP; protein product: MIPIVIEQSGRGERAFDIYSRLLRERIIFLGQQVDNNIANLIVAQLLYLDAEDPEKDIYMYINSPGGSVTAGMGIFDTMKHIRPDVCTICTGLAASMGAFLLSAGAKGKRMSLPHSRIMIHQPLGGAQGQATDIEIQAREILYHKKRLNDYLAEHTGQPIERIAEDTERDFFMSPEEAREYGLIDQVIDRHAAGSRPAVAAVN